From one Leifsonia soli genomic stretch:
- a CDS encoding LacI family DNA-binding transcriptional regulator has protein sequence MPGIDDVARLAGVSTATVSRALSGNGPVSDRTRARVVQAASQLGYVVSSDASSLASGRTRNIGAVVPHLSRWFFTSVIEGAERVLLGQGYDLTLYNLSGDGGERRRVFDHHLLRNRVDAVFTVSLELAEEEVGRLLALGKPVVGVGGPLPGVSTLTIDDLAVARLATEHLISLGHRRIAHIGGSQEFDLDFHIPTSRRLGYEQALRDAGLPVDEQLHRASDFTLPGGYDAAKQMLGSPHERPTAIFAASDEMAIGAILAARDLGLSVPRDVSIIGIDDHPLADFFGLSTVAQHPGRQGEQAAALLLDALQAARTSPGRARAEPLSHTAPADLIVRSSTAVHP, from the coding sequence ATGCCCGGGATCGACGATGTCGCCCGTCTCGCCGGCGTCTCCACCGCCACCGTCTCCCGCGCCCTGAGCGGGAACGGACCGGTCTCCGACCGCACGCGCGCCCGGGTCGTCCAGGCGGCATCGCAGCTGGGATACGTCGTCTCCTCCGACGCGTCGAGCCTCGCATCCGGTCGCACCCGCAACATCGGCGCCGTCGTCCCGCACCTCAGCCGCTGGTTCTTCACCTCCGTCATCGAGGGCGCGGAGCGCGTCCTGCTCGGCCAGGGCTACGACCTCACGCTCTACAACCTGAGCGGGGACGGCGGCGAGCGCCGCCGGGTCTTCGACCACCACCTCCTGCGCAACCGGGTGGATGCGGTGTTCACCGTGTCCCTCGAGCTCGCGGAGGAAGAGGTCGGCCGCCTCCTCGCCCTCGGCAAGCCCGTCGTCGGCGTCGGCGGACCACTGCCCGGCGTCAGCACGCTGACCATCGACGACCTCGCCGTCGCCCGCCTCGCCACGGAGCACCTGATCTCCCTGGGCCACCGCCGCATCGCCCACATCGGCGGCTCGCAGGAGTTCGACCTCGACTTCCACATCCCCACCAGCCGGAGACTCGGCTACGAGCAGGCACTGCGGGATGCGGGCCTCCCGGTCGACGAGCAGCTCCATCGCGCGTCCGACTTCACCCTCCCCGGCGGATACGACGCCGCCAAGCAGATGCTCGGGTCGCCGCACGAACGCCCGACCGCGATCTTCGCAGCATCGGACGAAATGGCCATCGGCGCCATCCTGGCGGCACGCGACCTCGGGCTCTCCGTGCCCCGCGACGTCTCCATCATCGGCATCGACGACCACCCCCTCGCCGACTTCTTCGGGCTCAGCACGGTGGCGCAGCATCCCGGGCGCCAGGGCGAGCAGGCCGCGGCGCTGCTGCTCGACGCCCTCCAGGCCGCCCGGACCTCCCCCGGCCGAGCGCGCGCCGAACCTCTCAGCCACACCGCCCCGGCGGATCTGATCGTGCGGTCCAGCACCGCCGTCCACCCCTGA
- a CDS encoding glycoside hydrolase family 13 protein, with protein MTTIAAPTPLTHTEPTPSAPGREWWRSAVIYQVYPRSFADSDGDGMGDLPGITHRLPALRELGVDAVWLSPFQSSPQRDAGYDVSDYRDVDVRFGTLADFDRMLATAHDLGLRVIIDIVPNHSSSDHRWFQEALAAGPGSPERARYIFRDGTGENGDLPPNNWESIFGGGAWTRVTEADGRPGQWYLHLFDKSQPDFDWENPWVWEQFRGILRFWLDRGVDGFRVDVAHGMVKEAGLPDYTPPAHTGSMGGAAPTLETGGIPLEPEIAAHAGGEPATPPYFAQDGVHAIYRDWHTVLDEYSGDRVLCGEAWVEPLDKLARWVRPDEMQQTFNFAYLETPWNAAALRSVIDRSIAAFSSVGAPSTWVLSNHDVVRHATRLALHGENLQGHGIGPKTTGLPDPVFALHRARAATALMLALPGSAYLYQGEELGLPEAIDLPDDARQDPTWFRTNGERYGRDGCRVPIPWEGTEASYGFGPTAASWLPQPSTWAAYTRSSQAGVPGSTLTMYQDALDARRRYDLAFGSPEWIDLGEGTLAFRSGEVTVVVNFGEAPVALPEGEVVLASGALDGGMLPRDTTAWLV; from the coding sequence GTGACCACCATCGCCGCTCCGACCCCCCTCACCCACACCGAGCCCACTCCATCGGCCCCCGGCCGCGAATGGTGGCGCTCCGCCGTCATCTACCAGGTGTACCCGCGCTCGTTCGCCGACTCGGACGGCGACGGGATGGGCGACCTGCCCGGCATCACCCACCGCCTCCCTGCTCTGCGCGAGCTGGGCGTGGATGCCGTCTGGCTGTCGCCCTTCCAGAGCTCCCCGCAGCGCGATGCCGGCTACGACGTCTCCGACTACCGCGACGTCGACGTCCGCTTCGGCACCCTCGCCGACTTCGACAGGATGCTCGCGACCGCCCACGACCTGGGCCTCCGCGTGATCATCGACATCGTGCCGAACCACTCGTCGAGCGACCACCGCTGGTTCCAGGAGGCCCTCGCGGCCGGCCCGGGGAGCCCCGAGCGCGCGCGGTACATCTTCCGCGACGGCACGGGCGAGAACGGGGACCTGCCGCCGAACAACTGGGAGTCGATCTTCGGCGGAGGCGCCTGGACGCGCGTCACCGAGGCCGACGGCCGTCCCGGCCAGTGGTACCTGCACCTGTTCGACAAGTCCCAGCCGGACTTCGACTGGGAGAACCCGTGGGTGTGGGAGCAGTTCCGCGGCATCCTGCGCTTCTGGCTGGACCGCGGCGTGGACGGCTTCCGGGTGGATGTCGCCCACGGCATGGTCAAGGAGGCCGGCCTCCCCGACTACACGCCGCCGGCGCACACGGGCAGCATGGGCGGCGCCGCTCCGACGCTCGAGACCGGCGGCATCCCGCTCGAGCCGGAGATCGCGGCCCACGCGGGCGGCGAGCCGGCGACTCCTCCCTACTTCGCGCAGGACGGCGTGCACGCGATCTACCGCGACTGGCACACCGTCCTCGACGAGTACTCCGGCGACCGCGTGCTCTGCGGCGAGGCCTGGGTCGAGCCGCTCGACAAGCTGGCGCGCTGGGTGCGGCCGGACGAGATGCAGCAGACCTTCAACTTCGCATATCTGGAGACCCCGTGGAACGCGGCGGCGCTCCGCAGCGTGATCGACCGCTCCATCGCGGCGTTCAGCAGCGTTGGCGCCCCGAGCACGTGGGTGCTGTCGAACCACGACGTCGTCCGTCACGCCACGCGCCTGGCGCTGCACGGCGAGAACCTGCAGGGGCACGGCATCGGGCCGAAGACCACCGGCCTGCCCGACCCGGTCTTCGCGCTGCACCGGGCCCGCGCCGCGACCGCCCTGATGCTCGCCCTTCCCGGCTCCGCCTACCTGTACCAGGGCGAGGAGCTCGGTCTCCCGGAGGCGATCGACCTCCCCGACGACGCGCGCCAGGACCCGACCTGGTTCCGCACCAACGGCGAGCGGTACGGCCGCGACGGCTGCCGCGTCCCGATCCCCTGGGAGGGCACGGAGGCCTCGTATGGCTTCGGGCCGACCGCGGCGAGCTGGCTGCCGCAGCCCTCGACGTGGGCCGCGTACACACGCTCGTCGCAGGCCGGGGTGCCGGGTTCGACGCTGACCATGTACCAGGACGCCCTCGATGCCCGCCGCCGCTACGACCTGGCGTTCGGCTCCCCCGAGTGGATCGACCTGGGCGAGGGGACGCTCGCCTTCCGCTCCGGCGAGGTCACCGTCGTGGTGAACTTCGGAGAGGCGCCCGTGGCGCTTCCCGAGGGCGAGGTCGTGCTGGCGAGCGGCGCGCTCGACGGAGGGATGCTCCCCCGCGACACGACCGCCTGGCTCGTCTGA